In the Brachyhypopomus gauderio isolate BG-103 chromosome 4, BGAUD_0.2, whole genome shotgun sequence genome, one interval contains:
- the slc20a2 gene encoding sodium-dependent phosphate transporter 2 isoform X2, giving the protein MDLTPYLWMVIIGFIIAFILAFSVGANDVANSFGTAVGSGVVTLRQACILASIFETLGSMLLGAKVGETIRKGIIDVSLYNETVPVLMAGEVSAMVGSAVWQLIASFLKLPISGTHCIVGSTIGFSMVVNGTHGVQWMQLVKIVASWFISPLLSGLMSGLLFFVIRYFILNKDDPVPNGLRALPLFYAATIGINAFSIMYTGAPLLGLEMLPVWAIALITLAGALVCAALVWFFVCPWMRRKVTSQLAKEHVLSRISDESLDKIPEEEEEAPVFKELPGAKGSDEAELPLTGESTGELNSLANGGTVLPNGRVYGRTHSMTNGCLKSPLSNGSFSFDGHVRSDGQVYHTVHKDSGLYKDLLHKIHVGRLEQERSGPRADPGARVLRRNNSYTCYTAAICGMAMQPLLPPPPPRPEPGATPQEDSEKLVGDSVSYSKKRIRYDSYSSYCNAVAEAEIEAEEGGVDVRLGAGEEASAGGRPAPEDEDDLAEEDKDEKDKPQVFLLFHFLQILTACFGSFAHGGNDVSNAIGPLVALWMIYEQGGVMQESTTPVWLLFYGGVGICTGLWVWGRRVIQTMGKDLTPITPSSGFCIEVMSALTVLIASNVGIPVSSTHCKVGSVVSVGWLRSQKAVDWRLFRNIFLAWFVTVPVAGLFSAAVMALFVYGILPFV; this is encoded by the exons ATGGATCTGACCCCGTACCTATGGATGGTCATCATCGGCTTCATCATCGCCTTCATCCTGGCGTTCTCGGTGGGAGCCAATGATGTGGCCAACTCGTTCGGCACGGCGGTGGGCTCTGGGGTGGTCACTCTACGCCAGGCCTGCATCCTGGCCTCCATTTTTGAAACATTGGGCTCCATGCTCCTCGGGGCCAAAGTGGGTGAGACCATCCGGAAGGGGATTATAGACGTCAGCTTGTACAACGAGACCGTGCCCGTCCTGATGGCAGGAGAGGTCAGCGCCATGGTCG GGTCTGCGGTTTGGCAGCTCATAGCCTCTTTTCTGAAGTTGCCCATTTCTGGAACCCATTGCATCGTGGGATCTACTATTGGATTCTCCATGGTGGTTAATGGCACCCATGGAGTACAGTGGATGCAGCTGGTCAAAATTG TGGCCTCCTGGTTCATCTCCCCCCTGCTCTCTGGCCTCATGTCAGGTCTCCTCTTCTTCGTCATTAGATATTTCATCCTTAATAAG GACGATCCGGTTCCAAACGGGCTTCGCGCTTTGCCGCTGTTCTACGCTGCTACTATTGGCATCAACGCCTTCTCCATCATGTACACGGGAGCTCCTT TGCTGGGCCTGGAGATGCTCCCGGTGTGGGCCATCGCGCTCATCACGCTGGCCGGCGCCCTGGTGTGTGCCGCTCTCGTCTGGTTCTTTGTCTGCCCCTGGATGAGAAGGAAAGTAACAA GTCAGCTGGCGAAGGAGCACGTCCTCTCGCGCATCTCTGACGAAAGTCTGGATAAGAttccagaggaggaggaagaggcccCGGTGTTCAAAGAGCTTCCGGGGGCAAAGGGCAGCGACGAGGCCGAGCTGCCCCTGACTGGCGAGAGCACGGGCGAGCTGAACAGCCTGGCCAACGGCGGCACCGTTCTGCCCAACGGCCGCGTCTACG GGCGCACGCACTCCATGACCAACGGCTGCCTGAAGTCGCCACTGTCCAACGGCAGCTTCAGCTTCGACGGGCACGTGCGCAGCGACGGCCAGGTCTACCACACCGTGCACAAGGACTCGGGCCTCTACAAGGACCTGCTGCACAAGATCCACGTGGGCCGTCTGGAGCAGGAGCGCTCGGGCCCGCGGGCCGACCCCGGGGCCCGCGTGCTGAGACGCAACAacagctacacctgctacaccgCCGCCATCTGCGGCATGGCCATGCAGCCGCTGCTCCCTCCGCCGCCCCCCCGCCCGGAGCCCGGGGCCACCCCGCAGGAGGACAGCGAGAAGCTGGTGGGCGACAGCGTGTCGTATTCCAAGAAGCGCATACGCTACGACAGCTACTCCAGCTACTGCAACGCGGTGGCGGAGGCGGAGATCGAGGCGGAGGAGGGCGGCGTGGACGTGAGGCTGGGCGCCGGGGAGGAGGCGTCCGCCGGGGGACGGCCGGCCCCCGAGGACGAGGACGACTTGGCCGAGGAGGACAAGGACGAGAAGGACAAGCCGCAGGTGTTCCTGCTGTTCCACTTCCTGCAGATCCTCACCGCCTGCTTCGGCTCCTTCGCTCACGGCGGGAATGATGTCAG TAACGCCATCGGCCCCTTGGTGGCGCTGTGGATGATCTACGAACAGGGCGGGGTGATGCAGGAATCGACcactccagtctggctgctgTTCTACGGTGGAGTGGGCATCTGCACCGGCCTGTGGGTGTGGGGCCGGCGTGTCATCCAGACCATGGGCAAAGACCTCACCCCCATCACACCGTCCAG TGGATTTTGCATTGAAGTAATGAGTGCTCTAACAGTGCTTATTGCCTCAAATGTGGGCATTCCTGTAAGCTCCACCCACTGCAAG gtgGGCTCAGTGGTATCCGTGGGCTGGCTCCGCTCCCAGAAGGCTGTGGACTGGCGTCTCTTCCGGAACATCTTCCTGGCCTGGTTCGTCACGGTACCCGTGGCGGGATTGTTCAGTGCCGCAGTCATGGCGCTGTTCGTCTACGGGATCCTGCCCTTTGTATGA
- the slc20a2 gene encoding sodium-dependent phosphate transporter 2 isoform X1 — protein sequence MDLTPYLWMVIIGFIIAFILAFSVGANDVANSFGTAVGSGVVTLRQACILASIFETLGSMLLGAKVGETIRKGIIDVSLYNETVPVLMAGEVSAMVGSAVWQLIASFLKLPISGTHCIVGSTIGFSMVVNGTHGVQWMQLVKIVASWFISPLLSGLMSGLLFFVIRYFILNKDDPVPNGLRALPLFYAATIGINAFSIMYTGAPLLGLEMLPVWAIALITLAGALVCAALVWFFVCPWMRRKVTSQLAKEHVLSRISDESLDKIPEEEEEAPVFKELPGAKGSDEAELPLTGESTGELNSLANGGTVLPNGRVYGRTHSMTNGCLKSPLSNGSFSFDGHVRSDGQVYHTVHKDSGLYKDLLHKIHVGRLEQERSGPRADPGARVLRRNNSYTCYTAAICGMAMQPLLPPPPPRPEPGATPQEDSEKLVGDSVSYSKKRIRYDSYSSYCNAVAEAEIEAEEGGVDVRLGAGEEASAGGRPAPEDEDDLAEEDKDEKDKPQVFLLFHFLQILTACFGSFAHGGNDVSNAIGPLVALWMIYEQGGVMQESTTPVWLLFYGGVGICTGLWVWGRRVIQTMGKDLTPITPSSGFTIELASALTVVLASNIGLPISTTHCKVGSVVSVGWLRSQKAVDWRLFRNIFLAWFVTVPVAGLFSAAVMALFVYGILPFV from the exons ATGGATCTGACCCCGTACCTATGGATGGTCATCATCGGCTTCATCATCGCCTTCATCCTGGCGTTCTCGGTGGGAGCCAATGATGTGGCCAACTCGTTCGGCACGGCGGTGGGCTCTGGGGTGGTCACTCTACGCCAGGCCTGCATCCTGGCCTCCATTTTTGAAACATTGGGCTCCATGCTCCTCGGGGCCAAAGTGGGTGAGACCATCCGGAAGGGGATTATAGACGTCAGCTTGTACAACGAGACCGTGCCCGTCCTGATGGCAGGAGAGGTCAGCGCCATGGTCG GGTCTGCGGTTTGGCAGCTCATAGCCTCTTTTCTGAAGTTGCCCATTTCTGGAACCCATTGCATCGTGGGATCTACTATTGGATTCTCCATGGTGGTTAATGGCACCCATGGAGTACAGTGGATGCAGCTGGTCAAAATTG TGGCCTCCTGGTTCATCTCCCCCCTGCTCTCTGGCCTCATGTCAGGTCTCCTCTTCTTCGTCATTAGATATTTCATCCTTAATAAG GACGATCCGGTTCCAAACGGGCTTCGCGCTTTGCCGCTGTTCTACGCTGCTACTATTGGCATCAACGCCTTCTCCATCATGTACACGGGAGCTCCTT TGCTGGGCCTGGAGATGCTCCCGGTGTGGGCCATCGCGCTCATCACGCTGGCCGGCGCCCTGGTGTGTGCCGCTCTCGTCTGGTTCTTTGTCTGCCCCTGGATGAGAAGGAAAGTAACAA GTCAGCTGGCGAAGGAGCACGTCCTCTCGCGCATCTCTGACGAAAGTCTGGATAAGAttccagaggaggaggaagaggcccCGGTGTTCAAAGAGCTTCCGGGGGCAAAGGGCAGCGACGAGGCCGAGCTGCCCCTGACTGGCGAGAGCACGGGCGAGCTGAACAGCCTGGCCAACGGCGGCACCGTTCTGCCCAACGGCCGCGTCTACG GGCGCACGCACTCCATGACCAACGGCTGCCTGAAGTCGCCACTGTCCAACGGCAGCTTCAGCTTCGACGGGCACGTGCGCAGCGACGGCCAGGTCTACCACACCGTGCACAAGGACTCGGGCCTCTACAAGGACCTGCTGCACAAGATCCACGTGGGCCGTCTGGAGCAGGAGCGCTCGGGCCCGCGGGCCGACCCCGGGGCCCGCGTGCTGAGACGCAACAacagctacacctgctacaccgCCGCCATCTGCGGCATGGCCATGCAGCCGCTGCTCCCTCCGCCGCCCCCCCGCCCGGAGCCCGGGGCCACCCCGCAGGAGGACAGCGAGAAGCTGGTGGGCGACAGCGTGTCGTATTCCAAGAAGCGCATACGCTACGACAGCTACTCCAGCTACTGCAACGCGGTGGCGGAGGCGGAGATCGAGGCGGAGGAGGGCGGCGTGGACGTGAGGCTGGGCGCCGGGGAGGAGGCGTCCGCCGGGGGACGGCCGGCCCCCGAGGACGAGGACGACTTGGCCGAGGAGGACAAGGACGAGAAGGACAAGCCGCAGGTGTTCCTGCTGTTCCACTTCCTGCAGATCCTCACCGCCTGCTTCGGCTCCTTCGCTCACGGCGGGAATGATGTCAG TAACGCCATCGGCCCCTTGGTGGCGCTGTGGATGATCTACGAACAGGGCGGGGTGATGCAGGAATCGACcactccagtctggctgctgTTCTACGGTGGAGTGGGCATCTGCACCGGCCTGTGGGTGTGGGGCCGGCGTGTCATCCAGACCATGGGCAAAGACCTCACCCCCATCACACCGTCCAG TGGATTCACTATTGAGCTGGCTTCAGCGCTCACTGTTGTGCTGGCCTCCAATATCGGACTCCCAATCAGTACCACACACTGCAAG gtgGGCTCAGTGGTATCCGTGGGCTGGCTCCGCTCCCAGAAGGCTGTGGACTGGCGTCTCTTCCGGAACATCTTCCTGGCCTGGTTCGTCACGGTACCCGTGGCGGGATTGTTCAGTGCCGCAGTCATGGCGCTGTTCGTCTACGGGATCCTGCCCTTTGTATGA